In a genomic window of Silurus meridionalis isolate SWU-2019-XX chromosome 27, ASM1480568v1, whole genome shotgun sequence:
- the si:dkey-98f17.5 gene encoding EH domain-containing protein 1 isoform X1 has translation MSGNRKPRSVTNTLETAITTPSERILQECHSLYTDEENGLVKMASRLNLRLLAPRKKIIVMIMGNHSAGKSSFINWYVEEHIQKTGVAIETQGFTFVTSGRKRESLTGNATLHLYPHFRPILEFKGLMDYLSAEISTSKQKKFSLVTFVDTPGLVDGDMVYPFDVNGAITSFGEQADLIFVFFDPMGQALCKRTINIVEKLSEKCGDKLRFYLSKADEAGRETDRQRVMMQIVQELCRRPGLNKCGFEMPTIYIPDPQKPSRCVNQIGEVCETIEKSINQAVQKTLDQLEKDCDLIVSSISNKLEQDRNNVKYNKSSRLNSFLCWILAFFLPAVFITSFLINTFVPDQLGDLVGDGVAPTLYFITYIVLSLWEWIPEDGQVVAVITFGAACYLFLFLARYFARQRSKTLTKKEKKNLIECNEYVKDVVKTKKKKLYKEYLKQCAAEYDFN, from the exons ATGTCGGGCAATAGAAAACCCCGCTCAGTGACCAACACTTTGGAAACAGCCATAACTACCCCGAGCGAGAGAATTCTCCAAGAATGTCACAGTCTGTATACCGACGAGGAAAACG GTCTTGTGAAAATGGCCTCCAGGCTGAACCTGAGATTGCTGGCCCCTCGAAAGAAGATCATAGTGATGATTATGGGTAATCACTCTGCTGGGAAAAGCTCCTTTATAAACTG GTATGTCGAGGAGCACATCCAGAAAACGGGCGTCGCCATAGAAACGCAAGGGTTCACGTTCGTAACCAGTGGAAGGAAACGAGAATCGTTGACC GGCAATGCCACACTGCATCTTTACCCACATTTCCGCCCAATCCTGGAGTTCAAAG GACTCATGGACTACCTGTCTGCAGAAATCTCCACCTCAAAGCAGAAGAAGTTCAGCTTGGTCACGTTTGTCGACACCCCCGGGCTGGTGGACGGAGACATGGTGTATCCGTTCGACGTCAACGGCGCCATTACGTCTTTTG gCGAGCAGGCAGATCTGATCTTCGTGTTTTTTGACCCGATGGGCCAGGCACTGTGTAAGCGAACAATCAACATAGTGGAAAAGCTGAGTGAGAAATGCGGAGACAAATTACGCTTTTATCTCAGTAAAGCTGACGAGGCAGGACGGGAGACGGACAGACAG AGAGTGATGATGCAGATAGTTCAAGAGCTGTGCCGCAGACCGGGACTCAACAAATGCGGCTTTGAAATGCCGACCATATACATCCCCGATCCTCAAAAA cCTAGCAGGTGTGTGAATCAGATTGGCGAGGTGTGCGAGACAATTGAGAAGAGCATTAACCAGGCAGTGCAGAAGACTTTGGACCAGCTAGAGAAAGACTGTGACCTCATTGTCTCCTCCATCAGCAATAAGCTGGAGCAGGACAG GAATAACGTGAAATATAACAAGAGCAGCCGATTGAACTCCTTCCTGTGCTGGATTCTGGCCTTCTTCCTCCCTGCTGTCTTCATCACCAGCTTTCTCATTAATACCTTTGTCCCGGATCAGCTTGGGGACCTGGTGGGGGATGGAGTCGCCCCAACGCTCTACTTCATTACG TATATAGTGCTGTCTCTGTGGGAGTGGATCCCAGAAGACGGCCAGGTGGTGGCCGTGATCACCTTTGGCGCAGCATGCTACTTATTCCTGTTCTTAGCCAGGTATTTTGCACG CCAGCGCAGTAAAACTCTCaccaaaaaagagaagaagaatctGATCGAGTGCAATGAATATGTCAAGGATGTCGTCAAAACCAAAAAG AAGAAACTCTACAAAGAATATTTAAAGCAGTGTGCGGCCGAATACGACTTCAACTGA
- the si:dkey-98f17.5 gene encoding EH domain-containing protein 1 isoform X2, whose translation MSGNRKPRSVTNTLETAITTPSERILQECHSLYTDEENGLVKMASRLNLRLLAPRKKIIVMIMGNHSAGKSSFINWYVEEHIQKTGVAIETQGFTFVTSGRKRESLTGNATLHLYPHFRPILEFKGLMDYLSAEISTSKQKKFSLVTFVDTPGLVDGDMVYPFDVNGAITSFGEQADLIFVFFDPMGQALCKRTINIVEKLSEKCGDKLRFYLSKADEAGRETDRQRVMMQIVQELCRRPGLNKCGFEMPTIYIPDPQKPSRCVNQIGEVCETIEKSINQAVQKTLDQLEKDCDLIVSSISNKLEQDRNNVKYNKSSRLNSFLCWILAFFLPAVFITSFLINTFVPDQLGDLVGDGVAPTLYFITYIVLSLWEWIPEDGQVVAVITFGAACYLFLFLARYFARQRSKTLTKKEKKNLIECNEYVKDVVKTKKKLYKEYLKQCAAEYDFN comes from the exons ATGTCGGGCAATAGAAAACCCCGCTCAGTGACCAACACTTTGGAAACAGCCATAACTACCCCGAGCGAGAGAATTCTCCAAGAATGTCACAGTCTGTATACCGACGAGGAAAACG GTCTTGTGAAAATGGCCTCCAGGCTGAACCTGAGATTGCTGGCCCCTCGAAAGAAGATCATAGTGATGATTATGGGTAATCACTCTGCTGGGAAAAGCTCCTTTATAAACTG GTATGTCGAGGAGCACATCCAGAAAACGGGCGTCGCCATAGAAACGCAAGGGTTCACGTTCGTAACCAGTGGAAGGAAACGAGAATCGTTGACC GGCAATGCCACACTGCATCTTTACCCACATTTCCGCCCAATCCTGGAGTTCAAAG GACTCATGGACTACCTGTCTGCAGAAATCTCCACCTCAAAGCAGAAGAAGTTCAGCTTGGTCACGTTTGTCGACACCCCCGGGCTGGTGGACGGAGACATGGTGTATCCGTTCGACGTCAACGGCGCCATTACGTCTTTTG gCGAGCAGGCAGATCTGATCTTCGTGTTTTTTGACCCGATGGGCCAGGCACTGTGTAAGCGAACAATCAACATAGTGGAAAAGCTGAGTGAGAAATGCGGAGACAAATTACGCTTTTATCTCAGTAAAGCTGACGAGGCAGGACGGGAGACGGACAGACAG AGAGTGATGATGCAGATAGTTCAAGAGCTGTGCCGCAGACCGGGACTCAACAAATGCGGCTTTGAAATGCCGACCATATACATCCCCGATCCTCAAAAA cCTAGCAGGTGTGTGAATCAGATTGGCGAGGTGTGCGAGACAATTGAGAAGAGCATTAACCAGGCAGTGCAGAAGACTTTGGACCAGCTAGAGAAAGACTGTGACCTCATTGTCTCCTCCATCAGCAATAAGCTGGAGCAGGACAG GAATAACGTGAAATATAACAAGAGCAGCCGATTGAACTCCTTCCTGTGCTGGATTCTGGCCTTCTTCCTCCCTGCTGTCTTCATCACCAGCTTTCTCATTAATACCTTTGTCCCGGATCAGCTTGGGGACCTGGTGGGGGATGGAGTCGCCCCAACGCTCTACTTCATTACG TATATAGTGCTGTCTCTGTGGGAGTGGATCCCAGAAGACGGCCAGGTGGTGGCCGTGATCACCTTTGGCGCAGCATGCTACTTATTCCTGTTCTTAGCCAGGTATTTTGCACG CCAGCGCAGTAAAACTCTCaccaaaaaagagaagaagaatctGATCGAGTGCAATGAATATGTCAAGGATGTCGTCAAAACCAAAAAG AAACTCTACAAAGAATATTTAAAGCAGTGTGCGGCCGAATACGACTTCAACTGA